The window ATTATTGGACCCTTTTTGGACTAATTAACCTCCAACACATAAGTCAACACGTCATCTTTGGATGTAGTCACAATTTGTACCTAAACGATTATAAGTTTAATATCCACAAACCCAAACTGACAAGATATCTATATAACCTAACTACCTAGActaaataatgtatatatttattaacgTCATAccaaaatgttgaatttttacattttcattagAAGTTACTTTCACTCCATCACAGCCCAAACCAACATCTaatattttctctaaattttaataatataatttcctAATTCGCCATATATATAAACCCTTCATATCGTACTTCTTCACTCTACATATATAGCAAAAACccaagatttttatttaattattctcaATATCTACGATGATGAACATATTGAAAAGTCTAGCGATCATTTCCGTTCTCGGAATATTCTTTATACCTCGTTATTCTGAATCCGCAATATCTTGCAGTGTTGTGATACAGGATTTGCAGCCATGTGTGAGCTACTTGACCAGCGGAAGTGGAAAGCCTCCGGATACTTGTTGCAAAGGTGTTAAGAGTTTAGCGGCTGCGACCACCACATCAGCCGATAAGA is drawn from Camelina sativa cultivar DH55 chromosome 1, Cs, whole genome shotgun sequence and contains these coding sequences:
- the LOC104700423 gene encoding non-specific lipid-transfer protein 8, yielding MMNILKSLAIISVLGIFFIPRYSESAISCSVVIQDLQPCVSYLTSGSGKPPDTCCKGVKSLAAATTTSADKKAACQCIKSVANSVTVKTELAQALASNCGASLPVDASPTVDCTTVG